From Massilia sp. WG5, a single genomic window includes:
- a CDS encoding M48 family metalloprotease, protein MSETTARERFIVQEVGAYADRLKLRLKPTFVVGSVPASAGAFSGNAVIVIPPEMLDASKWSDNEVRFILAHEVGHIARLDAYRFWTRWTERGAEGRESDADHIAVGLVGCRAMEETVARYWGEFMKGYQEKGDHHPHPSQRLQYACPGHGLAAQALSARLPNALGQRQVPSSGFRAVTGLNPSASAPTAHGTVQTVHVTALKETDDAPSLPALTIAGLGPDNVFTGESLTFKLEGVGPLDLAKDSDGLILGPKRERLALKAYWVFHPADNSFTISDGKLQQLMDALPAGTLDISVNFVSADGEFAAVYQFEGSKRVQDAPATAVRPQ, encoded by the coding sequence ATGTCGGAAACGACGGCGCGGGAACGCTTCATTGTCCAAGAGGTCGGCGCCTACGCCGATCGCCTTAAGCTGCGGCTGAAGCCGACGTTCGTCGTCGGCAGTGTTCCGGCTTCGGCGGGCGCCTTTTCCGGCAACGCCGTGATTGTTATTCCCCCCGAAATGCTGGACGCGTCAAAGTGGAGCGACAACGAAGTGCGTTTCATCCTGGCGCACGAAGTTGGCCATATCGCGCGCCTGGACGCATACCGCTTCTGGACCCGCTGGACCGAGCGTGGGGCGGAAGGCCGCGAAAGCGATGCCGACCACATCGCGGTTGGTCTGGTTGGATGCAGGGCAATGGAGGAAACCGTCGCCAGGTATTGGGGCGAGTTCATGAAAGGCTATCAGGAGAAAGGCGACCACCACCCCCACCCGAGCCAGCGCCTGCAGTATGCCTGCCCGGGGCACGGTTTGGCGGCGCAAGCATTGTCAGCGCGTCTTCCCAATGCCTTGGGCCAGCGGCAAGTGCCGTCGTCCGGTTTTCGGGCTGTCACCGGGCTGAATCCATCTGCGTCGGCGCCGACGGCACATGGCACCGTTCAGACGGTGCACGTTACGGCATTAAAGGAAACCGACGACGCGCCCTCCTTACCGGCGCTGACAATCGCTGGGCTAGGCCCGGACAACGTTTTCACGGGCGAGTCGCTGACGTTCAAGTTGGAGGGCGTGGGACCATTGGACCTGGCGAAAGACAGTGACGGCCTGATCCTCGGGCCGAAAAGGGAGCGCCTGGCACTGAAGGCCTACTGGGTGTTTCATCCGGCAGACAATAGCTTCACGATCAGCGACGGGAAGCTGCAGCAGTTGATGGACGCCCTGCCGGCCGGAACCTTGGACATATCCGTGAACTTCGTATCTGCCGATGGCGAATTCGCTGCCGTATACCAGTTCGAGGGATCCAAGCGCGTCCAGGATGCGCCGGCTACGGCCGTCCGGCCGCAATAG
- a CDS encoding DNA polymerase Y family protein: MAMSDSARREGVRHGMGRGGVLMLAPHTVILERDIVREEDCLDAIAMALLQYTPEVTHFEESVLLMNVGASLTLFGGVRRLCSRISADMRALGFTGRISCAPTARGAWVLARGAGRPRTLKMLTLQRRLGPVPVSVLPPARRFSVWLDGIGCTTVGELRRLPRPGLQRRCGRELLEVLDAAYGLSTELHNWIEPPEVFRARIEIFDRVEKADELLAGGHRLILQMLGWLTARQLAVRRIVLEMIHERGRVARPPSTLEITLADPVWRDDHLVRLLKERLGRQVLEAPVIGLVLEATDVVPMAPPSESLFPDPGGSEEDQQQLLEVLMARLGAENVLRPDPKADYRPEFANAWASISTPVRPGQLEAALPPNVDQFIRPTWILAKPIPLLMRDDRPYYSSPLKIVSKPERIEAGWWSTAQSRDYFIAEADDKVFYWIYRERVATEDGTVEPRWFLHGMFG, translated from the coding sequence ATGGCGATGTCCGACTCGGCGCGCCGTGAAGGTGTCCGGCATGGCATGGGACGCGGTGGGGTTCTTATGCTCGCGCCTCACACCGTCATCCTAGAGCGCGACATCGTACGTGAAGAGGATTGCCTGGATGCGATCGCAATGGCCTTGCTGCAGTACACGCCGGAGGTTACACATTTCGAAGAGTCGGTGCTGTTGATGAACGTCGGGGCATCCCTGACGTTGTTCGGCGGCGTGCGCCGGCTGTGCAGCCGCATCAGCGCCGACATGCGAGCCCTAGGTTTTACGGGGCGGATCAGTTGCGCCCCGACGGCCCGTGGCGCATGGGTGCTGGCCAGAGGCGCGGGCCGCCCACGTACATTGAAAATGCTCACGCTGCAGCGACGTCTTGGGCCTGTCCCGGTTTCTGTCTTGCCGCCGGCGCGACGTTTCTCCGTCTGGCTTGACGGGATCGGCTGCACTACGGTCGGCGAGCTCCGTCGGTTGCCGCGTCCTGGCCTGCAGCGTCGCTGCGGCCGCGAGCTGCTCGAAGTTCTGGACGCGGCGTATGGCCTGTCGACGGAACTCCATAACTGGATCGAGCCACCCGAAGTGTTTCGTGCTCGGATCGAGATCTTCGATCGCGTCGAAAAAGCCGACGAATTGTTGGCCGGTGGTCACCGGTTGATATTGCAAATGCTCGGCTGGCTGACCGCTCGCCAGCTTGCCGTTCGAAGGATTGTGCTCGAAATGATTCATGAGCGCGGACGGGTTGCGCGGCCGCCGTCAACGCTCGAGATCACGCTTGCCGATCCTGTATGGCGCGACGATCACCTGGTGAGACTGCTGAAAGAGCGGCTCGGCCGGCAAGTACTCGAGGCACCGGTCATTGGGCTGGTGCTCGAGGCAACCGATGTCGTGCCCATGGCGCCGCCGAGCGAGTCGCTGTTCCCTGATCCCGGGGGCAGTGAGGAAGACCAGCAACAACTGCTCGAGGTACTGATGGCGCGTCTCGGCGCCGAGAATGTCTTAAGGCCGGACCCGAAGGCCGACTACCGGCCAGAATTCGCGAATGCCTGGGCGTCCATTTCGACGCCTGTACGGCCCGGGCAGCTGGAGGCGGCCTTGCCGCCAAATGTGGATCAATTTATCCGCCCTACGTGGATTCTCGCTAAGCCGATCCCATTGTTGATGCGCGATGACCGGCCCTATTACAGTTCGCCGTTGAAGATCGTATCGAAGCCCGAGCGTATTGAGGCGGGATGGTGGTCGACGGCGCAGTCTCGCGATTACTTCATCGCGGAAGCGGACGATAAAGTTTTCTATTGGATCTACAGGGAGCGGGTCGCGACGGAAGACGGTACCGTCGAGCCGCGGTGGTTTCTTCACGGCATGTTCGGGTAA